TATATGTCGCGTATCGGGCACAACGCCGAATGCCCTAATATCCTTATCGACTATCTCCTGAAGACGGTTCGCCGTGCGAAGAAGGACACGGGGCGCAAGGTGCACCTAGTCGGCCACAGCTTTGGCGGCGTGCTGGCCAGGAGCGTCGCTTCCTATCATCCGGAACTAATTGAGTCGGTGGTTACCTTGGCGTCGCCGTACCGTGGGGTACGCGTTCACCCGTGGGTACTTGCGGCAAGCCGGGCAGTTCGCTGGAGTATTCATCAGCGCACTCAGCGGCGTCTTAACGGCCGGGTTGAAAAGGACTGCTACACGAGCCGATGCGCGTGCGGGTTCGCGTGCACGTGGCGAGATGGCTTTCCCGCGAATGTGAGACAGCTTTCGATCTACACGAAGACGGACGGAATCGTGGACTGGAAGGTGTGTATAAGCGATTTCGCCAAAACCAACATCGAAGTACATGGAACCCATTCTGGATTGGCCTTCAATCCGGATGTCTACCGAATACTTGCGTATCACTTGGCTTCGGCGCCGATTGGCGGCACCAATGGTCGCACGGTGGCAGCCGTCAAGCCCGCCAGGGCCAAACGGAAGTCGCGGCGTCAGGTTCCGGCGAGCGCGGGTTAAGATTGGAGTGTTTGGATGGCCCGAGGCGACCATATCCGCGTTAAGCGGTTCGGCTACTGGCATCACGGTATAGACTGCGGCGATGGCACGGTGATTCACTTTACAGGTGAGCCGCGTGACTATCGCAATGCCGCCATCCGAAGGACTTCGATTGAGGATTTCGCGAAGGGTGGCCGTGTGCGCGTCGTACGTCATCGCGGGTCGTACGACCCCGAGGTGGTTGTCGAGCGGGCGGAAAGCCGACTTGAAGAAACTGGCTACCATCCCGTTCGCAACAATTGTGAGCATTTTACGCGCTGGTGCGTGACTGGCGCTGCGGAAAGCAGGCAAATCCGCCGTGCGCTTTATGCACTAACCGGTTTTGCCGTCACGTTAGCGGGAACTGTGACGGCCGCCGCATTGTTGCACTCGGTACGACGCAGGTCACGACGGTCCGATGCATAATGCCGGGTTCTATCCCGGATTTCTCACGAACACAAATGAACCTCTCTCGCAAGCATTGTGTTTACGAGATTTGCGGCGAAAAACAAGGCGGTTCTCCGAAAACAGAGTGTGTTCGCGAGAAATCCTCATGGCATAACCTGAATGTCCTTCACGTGAGCAATTTGCGTCGGCGCTCAATCGCGCCGGTGCAAATTGCGGACTACTCCGGGTCTATGAAGAGAAGAGCGGATTGCCGCACAGTATCAAATGTCACCGCAATCCCTTCCTTGTGCAGGCTCCGGCCCGAGACGGACTGCGGCTCGCTTTGAGAGGATGCATCTGCATCGGTTACGCGATAGTGGCCTCTTCCCGTCAATCCGGATAGTGGAACAGTCTGAGTAAACGCGCCAGCGCCGTCCCAGCGGCACAACAGGATGGCGGCCCCGTTCCCATTCGGGGCATAGAAGACGATACCTGCTAGGGACGAGTCCTTTTCTGGGTACAGCACGTCGTACACGTACCCCTCTTTGTACGGTGTGAGTCGTCTGTAGTTGGCGACTTCCTTCACGATAATGTCGCGTTGCCGCGGTTGAATCTTGGCGAGGTCGGCGACAATTCCCCAGGTTCCTGGAAAGGCGCTTCGGCAGTATAGCCGCGTGAACTCGTCGTCGTTTGGATCGTTTTGATCGGGGTTATTGATCCAGCGATTACTGGTCCACGGAGGAAGGATGTAAAGAGACCCGAGGACCTCGCGGAGTATGGCCCGCGCGTGCTTGGGCCCGGTGCTCCCTCCATCGCGAATCCACTGATTCTGCGCAATGCCGAACGTGAATTCGTTGAGCATGCGTCCCCCACTCTGACAATTTTCGATCATGAGTTCCGGGTATTGGGCGCGGACGGCGCCAAGGGCATTCTGAAGCGCGACAACGTTCTTCATCACGCCGTGGCGAGTCTGATCAGTAAAGAAGTCCTGGTCGTATTTCCACCAGTCGGCCTGATACTGCGAACGGAGAGCAGCCACGTGATTTAACAGGTAAGACGTGAAATCCGTACCGGCCATATCGATTAGGTGACCGTCGATGAACTTTCGGTAAAAGCCAGGCTGATCGACCTCTTTGGGCAGTTCCTTGACATCCTTCGGAACCCTCATGAACTGCGGGCATGTCCAAATCCCGATCTTGGGACCCTTCTTGCGCACTTCGGCGAGTATTCCCTCGAATTGCCCTGGAGCGAACTTCGCGGGGTCCGGTGTCCAGTCGCCGACGCACCGGTACCAGCCCGCGTCAACGATAAAGTAATCGAACGAATAGGGGTCGAGGTTATCAAGCTGGCGCTGCAGGAACGGCCCGTCTACTGCGAAGCGAGTCGTATACCAGTGGTTGTACGTAAATGGATAGCTCGGTGCTGGCCCGCCAAACAGGGCGCGTGCTAACGAGCAGCGCTGCGACAACC
This DNA window, taken from Candidatus Hydrogenedentota bacterium, encodes the following:
- a CDS encoding alpha/beta fold hydrolase — its product is MPGRDNLVVNELEPVDLPIWREAFAGTEWLRLKTSRVYYGFGIPRGNGAAVVLVPGFLAVDWYLIELHCWLRRIGHRPYMSRIGHNAECPNILIDYLLKTVRRAKKDTGRKVHLVGHSFGGVLARSVASYHPELIESVVTLASPYRGVRVHPWVLAASRAVRWSIHQRTQRRLNGRVEKDCYTSRCACGFACTWRDGFPANVRQLSIYTKTDGIVDWKVCISDFAKTNIEVHGTHSGLAFNPDVYRILAYHLASAPIGGTNGRTVAAVKPARAKRKSRRQVPASAG
- a CDS encoding lecithin retinol acyltransferase family protein codes for the protein MARGDHIRVKRFGYWHHGIDCGDGTVIHFTGEPRDYRNAAIRRTSIEDFAKGGRVRVVRHRGSYDPEVVVERAESRLEETGYHPVRNNCEHFTRWCVTGAAESRQIRRALYALTGFAVTLAGTVTAAALLHSVRRRSRRSDA
- a CDS encoding alpha-galactosidase; the encoded protein is MRSFVGSVLCAFLSLGALALELNNGTVAVHLGQSEKGEPCIASVKWIPSASTVFKELHNDTEGVVWRQSEDAVFLRAEAEFIGPSGLPAKRIVELTKSGSLLRTYVELTNPGSAEVAVATYPIWEADWSLPKKKRTFTNWHALSFEPYSENVSQGKKIEIGSRLHSSDDIEKGVNPYWVISDGKTQLYFALAWCGGWQARLSGTDTALHFSISLPKNETQLKLAPSERIVGPIAELTIVRESEERLSRASWLSQRCSLARALFGGPAPSYPFTYNHWYTTRFAVDGPFLQRQLDNLDPYSFDYFIVDAGWYRCVGDWTPDPAKFAPGQFEGILAEVRKKGPKIGIWTCPQFMRVPKDVKELPKEVDQPGFYRKFIDGHLIDMAGTDFTSYLLNHVAALRSQYQADWWKYDQDFFTDQTRHGVMKNVVALQNALGAVRAQYPELMIENCQSGGRMLNEFTFGIAQNQWIRDGGSTGPKHARAILREVLGSLYILPPWTSNRWINNPDQNDPNDDEFTRLYCRSAFPGTWGIVADLAKIQPRQRDIIVKEVANYRRLTPYKEGYVYDVLYPEKDSSLAGIVFYAPNGNGAAILLCRWDGAGAFTQTVPLSGLTGRGHYRVTDADASSQSEPQSVSGRSLHKEGIAVTFDTVRQSALLFIDPE